The genomic interval CTTGGTAATCCATGAGTCCCAATGCTTGGCAAAGGCCTTGTTAGCTGCATCCTGACCCAACTTCATCACACAGTCAAATTCGGATTCCTGCCCTTCACAGCCAAGCTCGGACCAGGCTTTCGTAGCGATCCAGGGTTCGAACACGAACTGCGAGCCCAAGTTCACCCCCCGAATCTTCCCGTGCGAGGCTTTGAAGAGATCGGTTCCATTACTAGAGGTGATTGTCTTGTCGGTTGTTGGAAGCCAGGCAACAGTTAGGGTTGCCAGGGTATTCAAAACCGCTAGCCTGGTGACTTTCATGGTTGTGACTCGAAAACAGCATCGGTCCTCTATGAAACACGcccagaaaacaaaaagtaCGCAATGCGGAGATAAAATATCCACAGTTCTATGAGGGGTGATCCCCCGTGGCCAGCATCACTTCAACGAGAAGTAGCCTCCAGTTCCATCATTGATGAACGATctgaaagggaaagaaagtaaatCTTGGAACACAAGACTCTTGCGAAACATGATTGGACCTAATACTATCCGCGTTATGTAGGAGGCCTGCTGAGAATGTGTCTGACTCGCTACGAGCGATTCATCGACTTAGGGTTTAGTTTGAGTATGCGTCCTGGGCGCAACTGCCGCAGGGGAGGCGGGGGCTAGGGATAAGAATGTGTCAATCGGGTACATTCCCCATAGGCCAGATCCAAACAATAACAATGGCCCCGTGTATTTCCAATGTGATAGGGGGGGTTTCACGGTCCTGGACTGTCATCGTCGGGTATCGAGTACCGTGAACTAACAGCCGAAAGGGCCGAACTAAGCCCTGTGCCTTGAAACTAAAAGGAATCGTCAACTTAGCGGTCTTTTCCGTAGCCAATGAATCCTGAGGGTCCTTACCCAGTGTCATTTCGCTTGTGAAAGTCCAGCGAAAAACTCTAGACAAATTTAGAAATCCGTGTAAACTCTGCGCAACCGAAACGAACAGTCGTTTTCCTGAATGCTCGTTTACACTCCCACGTCCATTCACCGCATACCATTCTTATCGGGTATAATTTCCGGAATGCCTCCACAACTTTTGTGAACGCGTCGTGGGTAAAGAATGGGCAAGATCAAGATACCAGGAATCCTCGAGGCAAGAGATAGTGCCATTCCCCCTTGTCGATACCAATCTCCACGAACGCAATCCCCGCTTCATGGCCCATTCTGGCGACGGATTCAGGACTCAGAAGCGTACTTTCAATCATGCGCGATCGAAAGAGATAGACTTTACGATCCCGCAAAGTGTAAACCTGCGCCACAGCATAGCTATGCGTCCCTCTCCTATATCATCAGGCTGGGTCACGCCAAAGCTTGCTCGTATGGAATCCAATTGAACTCCCGCCCGAGGGATCTTCACTCGCATAGTGAACTTTATGCCGCTGCTCGTACGGATTAGACCCCCTGGATGAAAATGCGGGAAAATAACGGTTCCCTCCGTACTTCAAGCTCATTCGAGAGAGTAATATCACCTTGtctgccttctccagcgATTGTACAAGAATGGAGGCCCCTAGAAACTGTACCATACTTTGCAGAGTGAAAGAAAGTGGATATGGTTAGAGTGGGGAGGGGGATCAATTAGTGAACTCAAAGTGTCAGAGGACTCCGGCACTTTTTTCCGACAGTTTGAGAGTCGATCTATCATGCCTTCCATGATAGATCGACTCTTAGGTCCTATTGATACCAAAAAATGATTCAGATCAGTGTTATATAACCAAGGGAATACTGAGATATAACTACTGTAGTGCGTAACACCAACATCCGTCACGATAGGTAGAAGTGACTTTGATCGATTATGATTACGGACATGTCTACATGGGTCAGGCTCCCTCATCGATGCAGTTGTGCGACGCCATATTCTTGCTGTCTTTCGCTGCCGCCTGCGTTCTCTCGAGAGGGATTATCTGGGAGCCCGCCGAGGGTACCTAGAGTAGTCAACATTAGCCCCTCCTCCAGCTGCGCTATCACCAACTGCAACAGTGTTTTGATTCATTCATTCCACCGTTGGCGGGATCGTCATTGCTGCGCTTATTACGGTCGGGCTCTGGAAAAGGCGTCCATGTCCTGAAACCAACTAGAAATCGGGCATTGAACTGCTGGTGAAAGACGCTTGCACTAAGGTGGCCCTATGTCCACAGTAGTACCTAGACGGATTCCATGGCTCATCTGCTGTGCTCTGTCCGTGTTGGTGTTTGGCCAATTGGGCCCGACCAACAACGGCAGAATCATACCACCCATGGCTCAAGCCAAGCTCGTGTTTCCCATTTGTATCCGTGCGTTCGGTCCTCCATCATCCCCTGGAAACGTGTCATCGTCAAGAGGACACTAGAAAGGGTCGGTTTCAGCATCTGAGTCGACAGTCCCTGTCTGGATTGCCTGATCAATCCTTCGTGGTTGGGATTAGAATGCATCTGGCTGGTGGATTCCCCCCTCCAGGCTCCAGCTCCCATGTGCGACCATTCTCCGAGTACGCTGACAGGAGAAACCGATCTCGGTCGTTGGATTGAGCGGTGGTTCAGGGAATTGGGCGAAGTCCGGAGCTGGTATAACCGGTTTTCTTCACAGTCAAAGGCTATATATTTGTCGATCTGGTTCCGAAACGGAAACCCCACAAGCGGAGCCTCATGTTTGCTGAAGCCTCATGATGAGGTTGATGCGTTTCCCGCCCCTCGGCTCCGAGGCGGTTTTGTATGGCCGTGGGGAGGAAATCTCCGAGACTGTCTCAACTGTACTTCGGCAAGACAGTTGTGGAGGATACACCTTCGATGCGCTACGAAGTAATCCTgtttattattctttttttttattattatcttgGACCCCTTTTGCCACTATCCCGGTATTCCGGACATAGACGTTCGGAAGTGGTGCCCTCGACCGTAAAGGGAAAGTCTAAAGCGAGCTTAGATCACCActcattattattaactattgGAATCGGTGCATGTACGTACCCTCTCAACTAGGAAATATCGCAATTTCAGGTGTCGTCACACGAGAGAGggtcaaagaaaaaatagattGGGCTCATATGAAACGAAGACTGCGGGTGCGCAACATATGACGGGGAATACGATGTAGTATTCATTTCACAGAAGGATGGATGAGGAGtaagggagagggagaatgAATGCCCTGCCACAGCATCGCGATAGGGCACGAATGACCGAAAGTGGATTTGCTTCAACTACAGTACACCGATTGAGTTTCGACCTCAGGCCATAACCACGGACGGCCTTCGGCCGAAGCGGCTTTGCTTCGGCCACGTGCGATTGGGGTCCGGctcatctccatcccaaAACATAGCCCCAAACATTTTCGTGAAAGAGGATCTCAATCTCCGACGCCCTAGAGCTCGGGTGCCCCGGTAAGCTACAAATACCGCTCCATGCCTATTCCTCCCCTCCCACTCTCAGACACCACTCGGTTTCCAATCCCTTTTGCGACGCGACGGTCGTGAGGCTGTCAACCTCGCTCTCACCGTCAACCTCCAGATCACACGGCGAGGGCCACCACAATGAAAAATATGCCCCTCGTCCGAGGATCGCCTATGTCCAGAATGATTGTGGCAAACGTGTATCTTGCCAAAACAACCTAACCCGAAATTTCCAGCTCTATCGAAAGCGTTCCTTTCCAGCGGGTATACAGAATTCTCGGTATTCACAGCGGCTCCAATTATATGCCCACGGATCATAGCGGGCGGCAGCCCTCGTGTCAGATCCACAATGGAGGGGTTGGGGAACTATGTTGGTTACAATGACTCATGAAGTGCCCATGTTCAGGGTAGGGAACAACATCACATCCGACACCTGATTTAGGATGTTGTCAATATGTCCGTCCTCGGAGGAACTGACACTGTATCTGGCAGCATAAGGCGATGAGGCGGTGGCAGCTACCGAAGCGGGTGAGGTGAGCACGGTTTTCGGGGAAATAGCTTCCGGGGCTAGGGCTGATgcctgcttcttcttcttcttcttcctagaATAGAACGCAGCACTCACTTCCCGGAGAGCGCGGAGAGACGATGCCAAATGCCTGGCCGAATCTGTCCGGGTGTTGTGGTTTAcatttccatctccagtCACATGCTCGGCGATGACGGCCTCTAATTTCTCAATCAACTCCCACGTCCGTGGGTGAATATGGTCGTTGTTGTTGGCAACCAGCAGGAACGCGGATGCGATGGTCCGCTGGAGACTGACCCAGCTACGCGAGCAATGGGAATGAAGTGAATGCAGCTCAATGAAAGCTTCAATCGTGTTCATGAGATTGGTTATACAGTCCTCTCGGACCACCGCCCGTCGCTGGTCATCCAGCGGTGCGTCTGGGTCCAAGGATACTCGACACATAACTGAGATATAGTAAGATGAGTGTAGCCGCAACTCCGTCCGCTCAATATGTTCAGCCAATGTGACGCAGCGTTCCCGATAACGCAAATGAGGGGTAGTATCTGCAAGAATGCGCTCTATTCGCTGTTTATACTCGCGGATTTCATGGTACCGCAGATGAGAATGGTGCGACAACATAAGTCCCCGCAGCATCTCCAGCACCACAGAAATAATACGGCAGAGGCTTTCGAAGTAGGAGCGATGGCCGGGCATTGATTTCCTGTCATAGGGAATTTCCGGCTGGCTTACCATAGTGATGGACGGTCGGTCGTAAGCTAAGGAGAAATGACTATTCTGGAAAGCCATTGCCCACCTGCGAGAGTTAGGATATCATGTATCTTCCAGACGGGTCCTTGCAGTGGATGCCATACCATACTCTTCTCCGAGACGCTGTGACGTTTTGCGAGAATCCCGGTGTCTCAACATGAAGCCCGAGACTCATACACATCCGCTCTGTCATCCCTGTTGACAAGCATCGTCATTAGCTTGGAAATCAGGCGGCCCCTCACGCCACATCTCACGTACCGAGTAAGGTATAAGAAGCACCAGCGTTCATATTATAAGATAGCACATTGCTGATGATTAGCAGAATTTGGATTACTTCTACCGTTGGCTGCGAAACATAGTTGATCATGCGCAAGCACTGGTAAGAACACGAGACTAGAAAGATGTGAGCCCCAAGAAATTCTGGTCGCCAGCGGGAGGTCGCACACACCATACACCCACGACGTCAACTCCCGTTCCTTTAACGGCAAGTCGGATAATTGGCAACCCGAAGCTAAAACAGCAAAGAGAAGGCTAAGGAAAGGCAAGCTCATGCCAAACGGTTTGACTAGGCCGTTCACATCCGGTCGATATGTTCCTCCTACCTTCTGCCGATTATGCAAGAGTTGATTTGTGTCGTGTTCTAATTTGGAAACGTCTGGAAGTACGGGATATAGTACTGAGCCGATGTCCCTGTAAAAGCGAAGAAACCTGTGCGGAAGACCTCCATTATCAGCGAAGGTCGCACTCTACAGGAACGAGTCCAGCCAAGGACTCAGAGCCCGCTCTACCCACCTGCGACATTGTTCGTCATCCGGCAGTACGCCACAGACCCCGGCGATGTTGAAAGTGTAAGGATCAGACGACCAAAGATCGACGAAAGGATATGAGGCGGCCTCATTTTCCATCGCCAATTCCGCCAGCAAGTCTTCCCTCGGCAACGCAGCCGCCGTACCATCCGAGCCTTTTGATCTATCCAGGATATCTATTAATGCGGATTTTGCGCCAATGTGAATGGAGCCGGTTTTCATCGTGTTCTCGTTATAGATCCCTTGAGGTGCCGGAGATTTGCCGTCTTCAGTCACCGACGGCTCGGACCGAGGGTCAATGGATTTCCTCGCTGCATGGGTCTGAAAAAGCGAGTTCAGACTAGCCAATATTGACTCCATCGCGCGCATCTTGGAATTCACCTCATCCCATTCAAATTGAGAAATCGTCACGGTTTCCGACAGAGCATCATCCGAGGTCGGCTCTGCGCTGTAGGAGGAAATGGGGGCATCGTCTCGACTAGAAGATATATAGGCTGAACCCGAAGGAAATTGAGGTGTAGATACAGTGGAGGCAGCAGCTGAAAAGGTAGGATCTGGAATGAGCGGCGGTTTAGGTTGAGTTGGCGGCGGACGACCGTAAGAACAAGTAAAGTTACGTTTGACGCAATTCCCGCACGGGACGTTGCGATCGCAACGAACCTTACTGGCGCGACATGGTAGACAAGTTTTGCACTCGCGAGGCCGGCGTCGGATCGGATATGTAGGCATTGCGATGGCGACCGAAACGTCCTCTTGTCGCCCCGCCGGATGGGGGATGGGACGAAGTCGGGCGCGATAGtaggggaggaggagggattCGGGGGGTAGTAGTGCGTAGGGTGACGGAGACAGCGCGCATAAAAGaggctattattattattactgGATGGTTCAACCGAAATGGCAAGTGTCAGCTTCAGCCATTCGAGATCAGATCGTTGAAGGTCAAGCGAGGCCACCGACGAGCCGCGACCGAAGGGAGCACGAATGAGATGCACGAGAAACAAATCCACTTCTCAATCGATCATCGCTCAACCCCATGAATAGCTCCGGAATCCTCGCGGCGAATCTGCGAGTCGCGAAGGGACAGACCACCTAATAATAGGTAGCGGATCACTGTTTccctgtttttttttttttttttgcccttttttttctgtccttttttggttcttttggTTCAGATCACCAaaagcagaaaaagaaagccaacgGATCGATTTCCGGAGGGCTTTTCCGGTTCCGGTTTCTGATCTGTGATAGTAATAGTTCCTTGATATTAAGTCCCAAGGTAACAAGAAGACAGAGCAATACCCTACGGAGGTCCGTTGAGTGGATTATTATTGGAGCATTTGGGGCCCGTTAGTGACAGCGGCCAAGAGCAACGGCGCACCGGCCAACCAGGACTCTGGAGATGGCGTGGTTGCAGCGCAGATCGTCCTGTTTTGTTCGCTTATGTTGACCGAATGGGATATTGCTGGGATGTATTTGAGAATTAAAATATGAAATCAATTCAATCCAAACCAAGTCGCCTCCATGCAATCAATGAGGGTTCGCAGAATCGAATTTGTTTTCCGTCATGATGGTAATGAAGTCATGTTCGGGAAGATAACGTCAGGATCAAAGGTCCATTTCCCTCCGCTCGTTAAGTTTGCTCTTTTCAACC from Aspergillus flavus chromosome 7, complete sequence carries:
- a CDS encoding cellobiose response regulator → MPTYPIRRRPRECKTCLPCRASKVRCDRNVPCGNCVKRNFTCSYGRPPPTQPKPPLIPDPTFSAAASTVSTPQFPSGSAYISSSRDDAPISSYSAEPTSDDALSETVTISQFEWDEVNSKMRAMESILASLNSLFQTHAARKSIDPRSEPSVTEDGKSPAPQGIYNENTMKTGSIHIGAKSALIDILDRSKGSDGTAAALPREDLLAELAMENEAASYPFVDLWSSDPYTFNIAGVCGVLPDDEQCRRFLRFYRDIGSVLYPVLPDVSKLEHDTNQLLHNRQKVGGTYRPDVNGLVKPFGMSLPFLSLLFAVLASGCQLSDLPLKERELTSWVYVSCSYQCLRMINYVSQPTVEVIQILLIISNVLSYNMNAGASYTLLGMTERMCMSLGLHVETPGFSQNVTASRRRVWWAMAFQNSHFSLAYDRPSITMVSQPEIPYDRKSMPGHRSYFESLCRIISVVLEMLRGLMLSHHSHLRYHEIREYKQRIERILADTTPHLRYRERCVTLAEHIERTELRLHSSYYISVMCRVSLDPDAPLDDQRRAVVREDCITNLMNTIEAFIELHSLHSHCSRSWVSLQRTIASAFLLVANNNDHIHPRTWELIEKLEAVIAEHVTGDGNVNHNTRTDSARHLASSLRALREVSAAFYSRKKKKKKQASALAPEAISPKTVLTSPASVAATASSPYAARYSVSSSEDGHIDNILNQVSDVMLFPTLNMGTS